The following coding sequences lie in one Azospirillum humicireducens genomic window:
- a CDS encoding mitofilin family membrane protein: MTSRPGSERPGTDRDGDGASTGNAAVDRIVERFGGIRPMAHKLDTPVTTVQGWKKRGAIPLARHADLRTAAAKHRIKLDDADLDAATPSEDRTTDAAATAVITPADAVPVVDPVPAASPADTIPGADTPAPVSGLGTTAGPVNELQSSDALIPPATPTGATDSLSDTPKSDTEKSETEKAEDAKADPLKSDATKPDTASDEPKTTASSWTPSGTTGSAGYSRSDSEPARPTIAPTPSYIDEPRSGSGFATALSVVALLVGAAALSAPWWGPALPGWPSPAAAPSSAAAPADPALRAQIQQLVDRVGKLEQRPAAAGNGDTAGLAALTQRIDALEKRPAAEPDGGAADARKALADRLAALEQKVAAAAGNAQAAQELRGEIDSLKQQVTSVNQAVTQRQDAATAAQALVLAAGQLRSSLSGGQPFQQDLQAVRALNIADAGVTQPLDAVAPYAAKGIPTRAQLTDRFQPLAGEIVRADIRGEGNSWIDSAVGKLSTLVTVRREGGGVVGTTTDAVVARAEAALAAGNLAKAVEELSTLQGPAAQTAGPWLADAKARLAADQAARQLNDRAIALMTTAAGGKGTAQ, encoded by the coding sequence ATGACCTCTCGTCCAGGCTCCGAACGCCCCGGCACCGACCGTGACGGCGACGGCGCCAGCACCGGCAATGCGGCGGTCGACCGCATCGTCGAACGTTTCGGCGGCATCCGCCCCATGGCCCACAAGCTGGACACCCCGGTGACGACGGTGCAGGGCTGGAAGAAGCGCGGCGCGATCCCGCTGGCCCGCCATGCCGACCTGCGCACCGCCGCCGCCAAGCACCGCATCAAGCTGGACGACGCCGATCTGGACGCCGCCACCCCCAGCGAGGACCGGACGACCGACGCGGCTGCGACCGCCGTCATTACCCCCGCCGATGCGGTTCCTGTGGTGGATCCGGTGCCGGCCGCCTCCCCCGCCGACACCATCCCCGGCGCCGACACGCCGGCCCCGGTATCTGGCCTTGGAACGACCGCCGGCCCGGTGAACGAACTGCAGTCCTCCGACGCCCTGATTCCGCCGGCCACGCCCACCGGCGCCACGGACAGCCTGTCCGATACGCCGAAATCCGACACGGAGAAGTCCGAAACGGAGAAGGCGGAAGACGCGAAAGCCGATCCGTTGAAGTCGGACGCCACCAAGCCGGACACCGCATCCGACGAGCCGAAGACGACGGCCTCCAGCTGGACGCCGTCAGGCACCACGGGCAGCGCCGGCTACAGCCGCAGCGACTCCGAGCCGGCGCGCCCGACCATCGCCCCGACGCCCTCCTACATCGACGAGCCGCGCTCCGGCAGCGGCTTCGCCACCGCCCTGTCGGTGGTCGCCCTGCTGGTCGGTGCCGCCGCCCTGTCGGCACCCTGGTGGGGTCCCGCCCTGCCCGGCTGGCCGTCGCCGGCCGCCGCCCCGTCTTCCGCCGCCGCCCCGGCCGACCCTGCGCTCCGCGCCCAGATCCAGCAGCTCGTCGACCGCGTCGGCAAGCTGGAGCAGCGTCCCGCCGCCGCCGGCAATGGCGACACCGCCGGCCTCGCAGCCCTGACGCAGCGGATCGACGCGCTCGAGAAGCGCCCGGCCGCCGAGCCGGACGGCGGCGCCGCCGACGCCCGGAAGGCGCTGGCCGACCGGCTGGCCGCGCTGGAGCAGAAGGTCGCCGCCGCCGCCGGCAACGCCCAGGCGGCGCAGGAGCTGCGCGGCGAAATCGATTCGCTGAAGCAGCAGGTCACCAGCGTCAACCAGGCGGTGACGCAGCGCCAGGACGCCGCCACCGCCGCCCAGGCGCTGGTGCTCGCCGCCGGCCAGCTGCGGTCCTCGCTGTCGGGCGGCCAGCCGTTCCAGCAGGATCTGCAGGCGGTCCGCGCGCTCAACATCGCCGATGCGGGCGTGACCCAGCCGCTCGACGCCGTGGCGCCCTATGCCGCCAAGGGCATCCCGACCCGCGCCCAGCTGACCGACCGGTTCCAGCCTCTGGCCGGCGAGATCGTCCGCGCCGACATCCGCGGCGAAGGCAACAGCTGGATCGACTCCGCGGTGGGCAAGCTGTCCACCCTGGTCACCGTGCGCCGTGAAGGCGGCGGGGTCGTCGGCACCACCACCGACGCCGTCGTCGCCCGTGCCGAGGCCGCTCTCGCCGCCGGCAATCTGGCCAAGGCGGTGGAGGAGCTGTCGACCCTCCAGGGGCCGGCCGCGCAGACCGCCGGCCCGTGGCTGGCCGACGCCAAGGCGCGTCTGGCCGCCGATCAGGCCGCGCGCCAGCTGAACGACCGCGCCATCGCCCTGATGACCACCGCCGCCGGCGGGAAGGGGACGGCCCAATGA
- a CDS encoding uroporphyrinogen-III synthase, producing MTRPAEDAEPLVGRLDALGFDAAVEPMLSMVWLDGPEPDLSDVQALLFTSANGVRAYAKRTSRRDRPVHAVGDATARAARAAGFTDVGSASGDVYALADRVRGLLDPTAGVLLHVAGSKVAGDLAGMLASSGFTLRRSVMYDAVPALTLSDDTATFLRTSALDGVLFFSPRTAVSFVRLLAEAGLVDCCRTVDAFCLSPAVAEAARAYGDRGVVPWRSVRVAARPEQDALLDLLPVAG from the coding sequence GTGACGCGTCCGGCGGAGGATGCCGAACCGCTGGTGGGCCGGCTGGACGCGCTCGGCTTCGACGCCGCGGTGGAACCCATGCTGTCGATGGTCTGGCTCGACGGACCTGAACCCGACCTGTCCGACGTACAGGCCCTGCTGTTCACCAGCGCGAATGGCGTACGCGCCTACGCCAAACGTACGAGCCGGCGCGACCGTCCGGTGCACGCCGTCGGCGACGCCACCGCACGGGCGGCGCGGGCCGCCGGCTTCACGGATGTCGGCAGCGCCTCGGGCGACGTGTACGCCCTGGCCGACCGGGTCCGCGGCCTGCTCGATCCGACCGCCGGCGTGCTGCTGCATGTGGCGGGAAGCAAGGTGGCGGGCGACCTCGCCGGCATGCTGGCAAGCTCCGGCTTCACGCTGCGGCGCAGCGTGATGTACGATGCCGTACCCGCCCTAACCCTGTCGGACGATACCGCGACATTTTTGCGTACGTCGGCACTCGACGGCGTGTTGTTTTTCTCTCCCCGTACCGCTGTTTCCTTTGTTAGGCTGCTGGCCGAGGCGGGGCTGGTCGACTGTTGTCGTACGGTCGATGCGTTCTGCCTCAGCCCCGCGGTCGCGGAGGCTGCCCGTGCGTACGGCGACAGGGGAGTGGTGCCGTGGCGAAGCGTACGGGTGGCGGCCAGGCCGGAGCAGGACGCCCTGCTCGATCTGTTGCCGGTCGCCGGATAA